One Silene latifolia isolate original U9 population chromosome 4, ASM4854445v1, whole genome shotgun sequence DNA segment encodes these proteins:
- the LOC141651733 gene encoding uncharacterized protein LOC141651733 gives MKTVLGDIVGLEQAAFIQSRDLFDNSMLAHELAFKYNRNLFTPRCILKVDTQNTFDSVNWSFLTTCLHRFGFPPSFFTGGDLPSIQAVDKCLALFSGYSGLKVNAMKSNLYFGGVNPQLKHLILTTTGYVEGDLPVRYLGIPLFGARLTQRLFVPLLDKLFLGYRTFGELVFCCLKELLKKVNKMCKYFLWGIADGNMRMVFKSWGSLCRPRMEGEVDIKEILSWNKAQMMGWLQKHETNAPNVWVQWVNAYIVKGLRKKGPILSMHKTLGDTFNYAKHVIIGLLAVQNNLPMVDNVCRRGMMIVNRCVFCENYSETIPHLFSECEYSATVWQTVSQWLQIPFQTQLVQVLHWFKRHTRGKSWIKRQRRCLLLCTIYFLWNERNRRIFKDLAAPPSAIVWKV, from the exons ATGAAGACTGTCTTGGGTGACATTGTTGGACTGGAACAAGCTGCCTTCATTCAGAGTAGGGACTTGTTTGACAACTCCATGCTTGCTCACGAGCTGGCTTTTAAATATAATAGAAACCTCTTTACTCCTCGATGCATTCTCAAGGTAGATACACAAAATACTTTTGATTCAGTTAATTGGAGCTTCTTGACTACTTGTTTACATAGATTTGGTTTCCCCCCAAGTTTCTTCACTGG AGGAGATCTTCCCTCAATTCAAGCTGTGGATAAGTGTTTGGCTTTGTTTTCTGGTTACTCTGGACTTAAAGTCAATGCCATGAAATCTAATCTGTATTTTGGAGGAGTTAATCCTCAGCTGAAGCATCTTATTCTCACCACCACTGGCTATGTAGAAGGAGACTTGCCTGTGAGATATCTGGGGATCCCATTGTTTGGGGCTAGGCTAACTCAGAGACTGTTTGTTCCCTTGCTGGATAAG TTATTTTTGGGATACAGAACTTTTGGGGAGCTAGTATTTTGTTGCCTAAAGGAATTGCTAAAAAAAGTCAACAAAATGTGCAAATATTTCCTCTGGGGTATTGCTGATGGTAACATGAGAATGGTCTTTAAGAGCTGGGGAAGTTTGTGTAGGCCTCGAATGGAGGGTGAGGTGGATATTAAAGAGATATTGAGTTGGAACAAAGCTCAGATGATGGGTTGGCTACAAAAACATGAGACCAATGCTCCAAATGTTTGGGTACAGTGGGTTAATGCCTATATTGTGAAGG GTTTGAGGAAAAAGGGCCCTATTCTCTCAATGCACAAGACTTTGGGAGATACTTTTAACTATGCTAAGCATGTTATAATAGGCCTGCTTGCTGTCCAGAACAATCTGCCTATGGTGGATAATGTGTGTAGGAGAGGGATGATGATAGTTAATAGATGTGTGTTTTGTGAGAACTACTCTGAAACTATTCCTCATCTCTTTTCTGAATGTGAGTACTCTGCAACTGTTTGGCAAACAGTTTCTCAGTGGCTGCAGATTCCATTTCAGACTCAGCTGGTGCAGGTTCTTCACTGGTTTAAGCGTCATACCAGGGGCAAAAGCTGGATAAAGAGGCAGCGACGTTGTCTACTGTTGTGCACGATCTATTTTCTTTGGAATGAAAGAAATAGAAGAATTTTCAAAGATCTTGCTGCTCCTCCTAGTGCTATTGTTTGGAAGGTGTAG
- the LOC141651732 gene encoding uncharacterized protein LOC141651732 — protein sequence MEALVPETQTVIETVPDTTSDWVVQGRRKGKERLGAIAEEPSALLSLTEEDVKDQLEFWKSAVYGFVLCANPPVDVVEGFLRRLWAKFPIDRVSFFPNVVFLVRFKTIAARDLVLQQGHFLFNNKPLIVRPWSEDVLLEKSEVKDVPVWVRLHNLPLKFWGKCLPKIAGLLGAFVRCDAATTDKTRLGFDRVMVDVKFGAPIPESIKFLDEDGCLLKIKVEFEWKPLLCVKCNGIGHESKKCKTLKEPGTQKVVVQQKGKQQWRPKQKIKPTAAPSVVITTTPPVVTNIPNPEAVVSTPVEKPNQFQVSWSRDGKYHMDNTPAKNIIRLSRQEILEAGRSSIKFGQHTFMESLNNTTPKVGVGTNGSALPPKGEIGGNSTVEELEDLKACVDECEVADGPASGSFFTWCNKQDPATRVYSRLDRVLVNHQWLHDNPSLYAQYYCEGIFDHTPCVIQDFDDKEKKRRSFKYYNMWSQAGDFKLCVQSNWKGNWYGTKMYKLTRQLKNLKFHLRKLNKESFADIENNSHRAKMHLEYIQDRLRVEPQNIQLIEMERCF from the exons ATGGAAGCATTGGTCCCTGAGACTCAAACTGTGATTGAAACGGTTCCTGATACAACTTCTGACTGGGTTGTTCAAGGCCGCAGAAAAGGGAAAGAACGATTGGGTGCAATTGCTGAAGAGCCAAGTGCCTTACTAAGCCTCACGGAGGAGGATGTGAAGGATCAACTGGAGTTTTGGAAGTCTGCTGTTTATGGTTTCGTTCTGTGTGCAAATCCGCCTGTTGATGTGGTGGAGGGTTTCCTTAGACGACTATGGGCAAAATTTCCGATTGACAGAGTCTCCTTTTTCCCGAATGTAGTGTTTTTGGTGCGGTTTAAGACAATTGCAGCAAGGGATCTTGTTCTTCAGCAGGGTCACTTCCTCTTCAATAATAAGCCGCTCATTGTTCGGCCGTGGAGTGAAGATGTGCTGTTGGAGAAGTCTGAAGTCAAAGATGTACCAGTTTGGGTTAGATTGCATAATCTTCCTTTGAAATTTTGGGGTAAGTGTCTACCTAAAATAGCTGGTTTATTGGGTGCATTTGTTAGATGTGACGCTGCTACGACGGATAAGACCAGATTGGGATTTGACCGGGTAATGGTTGATGTTAAATTTGGTGCCCCAATTCCTGAGTCTATTAAATTTCTTGATGAGGATGGTTGTCTTCTCAAAATTAAGGTCGAGTTTGAGTGGAAACCTTTACTTTGTGTGAAATGTAATGGGATAGGACATGAGTCTAAAAAATGTAAGACACTAAAGGAACCAGGGACTCAGAAAGTGGTAGTACAGCAGAAAGGGAAGCAACAGTGGAGGCCTAAACAGAAGATAAAGCCTACTGCTGCTCCCAGTGTGGTAATAACGACCACTCCTCCTGTTGTTACCAACATACCTAATCCTGAGGCAGTTGTTAGTACTCCTGTTGAGAAGCCTAACCAATTTCAAGTGTCCTGGAGTAGAGATGGGAAATACCATATGGACAATACCCCTGCTAAGAACATCATCAGACTTAGTAGGCAGGAAATTTTGGAGGCAGGAAGGAGTTCTATTAAATTTGGGCAGCACACCTTCATGGAATCCCTTAACAATACAACACCTAAAGTAGGAGTAGGTACAAATGGTAGTGCATTACCTCCTAAGGGGG AGATTGGGGGGAATAGTACTGTGGAGGAACTGGAGGATTTGAAGGCATGTGTTGATGAATGTGAGGTGGCTGATGGTCCTGCTAGTGGTTCCTTCTTTACTTGGTGTAATAAGCAGGACCCAGCTACTAGGGTATATAGTAGACTAGATAGAGTGCTGGTTAATCATCAGTGGCTCCATGATAATCCTTCTTTGTATGCTCAGTACTATTGTGAAGGAATTTTTGATCATACCCCGTGTGTCATTCAAGATTTTGATGATaaagagaagaagagaagaagTTTTAAATACTATAATATGTGGAGTCAAGCAGGAGATTTCAAGCTTTGTGTTCAGTCTAATTGGAAAGGCAATTGGTATGGCACAAAGATGTATAAATTGACAAGACAGCTTAAAAATCTGAAATTCCATCTTAGAAAGCTGAATAAGGAGAGTTTTGCTGATATTGAAAATAATTCCCATAGAGCTAAGATGCATTTGGAGTATATACAAGACAGGTTAAGGGTTGAACCTCAAAACATACAGCTTATTGAGATGGAGAGATGCTTCTAA